From the Candidatus Dadabacteria bacterium genome, one window contains:
- a CDS encoding phosphoribosylanthranilate isomerase, whose protein sequence is MTRVKVCGITNSEDALCAVRLGASALGFVFYEKSPRFISPEEAGEIISRIPPFVAKVGVFVNAEADYLKEAKDIAGFDVYQLHGDETPEFCAAFAENYIKAIRVKNAGSLDAVELYDTDAFLFDAYSPDAYGGTGENFSWDVLSRRKLEDKFVILSGGLNSGNVREAIQAVNPHAVDVSSGVESSPGIKDHLKLKLFMEAAGYGQD, encoded by the coding sequence ATGACAAGGGTAAAGGTGTGCGGAATAACCAACTCGGAGGACGCGCTCTGCGCGGTGCGACTCGGAGCCTCGGCCCTCGGTTTTGTTTTCTACGAAAAAAGTCCGAGGTTTATTAGTCCCGAAGAGGCGGGAGAAATAATAAGCCGGATCCCCCCGTTTGTAGCCAAGGTGGGAGTTTTTGTAAACGCCGAGGCGGATTACCTGAAGGAAGCAAAAGACATCGCGGGTTTTGATGTCTACCAGTTGCACGGGGATGAGACCCCAGAGTTTTGCGCCGCGTTCGCAGAGAACTACATAAAGGCCATAAGGGTTAAAAATGCGGGAAGTCTTGATGCAGTGGAACTCTACGATACGGACGCATTTCTTTTCGATGCCTACTCGCCGGATGCCTACGGAGGCACGGGAGAGAATTTTTCGTGGGACGTTCTTTCCCGCCGGAAACTTGAGGATAAATTCGTTATACTTTCCGGAGGACTTAACTCGGGCAACGTGCGCGAGGCCATACAGGCGGTGAATCCCCACGCCGTCGACGTGAGTTCCGGGGTTGAAAGCTCCCCGGGCATAAAAGATCATCTTAAGCTTAAGCTGTTTATGGAGGCCGCGGGTTATGGGCAAGACTAA
- the trpB gene encoding tryptophan synthase subunit beta produces the protein MGKTNRKYSYPDTEGHFGDFGGRYVSETLMPALIELQRAYEEAAADETFHEEIDYYLKQYAGRPTPLYYARAMTESLGGAKIYLKREDLAHTGAHKINNTIGQGVLCGRMGKDRIIAETGAGQHGVATATVAALLNKECVIYMGEEDTKRQELNVFRMKLLGAEVRPVVSGTKTLKDAMNEAMRDWVTNVRNTFYIIGSVAGPHPYPMMVRDFQSVIGHEAMEQILAAEGKLPDTLVACVGGGSNAMGLFFPFIEESGVRKIGVEAAGHGLESGLHSATITAGSVGVLHGSKTYLLQDEDGQVQGAHSVAAGLDYPGVGPEHSYFQDAGEVDYVSVTDEEALSAFSYLSEEEGIIPALETAHAIAHVRKIAPSMSPEQIIVICLSGRGDKDIHTASSLI, from the coding sequence ATGGGCAAGACTAACCGGAAATACAGCTATCCTGACACGGAAGGTCATTTCGGAGACTTCGGAGGTCGTTACGTCTCAGAAACCCTTATGCCCGCTCTGATCGAGCTTCAGAGGGCCTACGAGGAGGCCGCGGCCGACGAGACTTTTCACGAGGAGATCGATTACTACCTCAAGCAGTACGCAGGGAGGCCCACACCGCTTTATTACGCCCGCGCGATGACGGAGAGTCTCGGCGGCGCCAAGATTTATCTTAAAAGAGAGGATCTTGCCCACACCGGAGCGCACAAGATAAACAACACGATAGGCCAGGGGGTTCTCTGCGGGAGGATGGGCAAGGACAGAATAATAGCCGAAACCGGGGCGGGGCAGCACGGGGTCGCCACGGCCACGGTTGCTGCGCTTTTGAACAAAGAGTGCGTGATATATATGGGGGAGGAGGACACGAAACGCCAAGAGCTTAATGTCTTCCGCATGAAGCTTCTGGGAGCTGAGGTAAGGCCAGTGGTCTCGGGCACGAAGACACTCAAAGACGCCATGAACGAAGCCATGAGAGACTGGGTTACGAACGTGAGAAACACCTTCTACATAATAGGAAGCGTCGCCGGTCCCCATCCTTACCCGATGATGGTAAGGGATTTTCAGTCCGTGATCGGGCATGAGGCAATGGAGCAGATACTCGCCGCCGAGGGAAAGCTTCCCGACACCTTGGTTGCCTGCGTCGGTGGAGGCTCAAACGCCATGGGCCTTTTCTTCCCTTTCATAGAGGAATCCGGGGTAAGGAAAATCGGCGTGGAGGCGGCGGGCCATGGTCTTGAGAGCGGCCTTCACTCCGCGACCATAACCGCGGGCTCAGTAGGGGTCCTTCACGGAAGCAAAACCTACCTGCTCCAGGATGAAGACGGCCAGGTACAGGGCGCCCATTCCGTCGCCGCTGGTCTTGACTACCCGGGCGTGGGTCCCGAGCATTCGTATTTCCAGGACGCGGGCGAGGTCGATTACGTTTCCGTAACGGACGAAGAAGCGCTCTCGGCGTTTTCCTATCTCTCGGAAGAAGAGGGAATAATACCCGCGCTTGAAACCGCACACGCAATAGCCCATGTGCGCAAAATCGCTCCGTCCATGTCCCCCGAGCAGATTATAGTTATCTGTCTCTCCGGCCGGGGGGATAAAGACATACATACCGCTTCCTCTCTTATATGA